The following proteins are co-located in the Escherichia fergusonii ATCC 35469 genome:
- the mdtA gene encoding multidrug efflux RND transporter subunit MdtA produces MKGSYKSRWVIVIVVVIAAIAAFWFWQGRNESQSAAPGATKQAQQSPAGGRRGMRSGPLAPVQAATAVEQAVPRYLTGLGTITAANTVTVRSRVDGQLMALHFQEGQQVKAGDLLAEIDPSQFKVALAQAQGQLAKDKATLANARRDLARYQQLAKTNLVSRQELDAQQALVSETEGTFKADEASVASAQLQLDWSRITAPVDGRVGLKQVDVGNQISSGDTTGIVVITQTHPIDLLFTLPESDITTVVQAQKAGKPLVVEAWDRTNSKKLSEGTLLSLDNQIDATTGTIKVKARFNNQDDALFPNQFVNARMLVDTEQNAVVIPTAALQMGNEGHFVWVLNSENKVSKHLVTPGIQDSQKVVIRAGISAGDRVVTDGIDRLTEGAKVEVVEAQSATTPEEKATSREYAKKGARS; encoded by the coding sequence ATGAAAGGCAGTTATAAATCCCGTTGGGTAATCGTAATCGTGGTGGTTATCGCCGCCATCGCCGCTTTCTGGTTCTGGCAAGGCCGCAATGAATCCCAGAGCGCAGCGCCAGGTGCGACGAAGCAAGCACAGCAGTCGCCAGCCGGTGGCCGCCGTGGTATGCGTTCCGGCCCATTGGCCCCGGTTCAGGCAGCAACTGCCGTGGAACAGGCGGTTCCGCGTTACCTCACCGGGCTTGGTACGATTACCGCTGCTAACACCGTTACGGTGCGCAGTCGCGTAGATGGTCAACTGATGGCATTACATTTCCAGGAGGGTCAGCAGGTCAAAGCAGGCGATTTACTGGCAGAAATTGACCCCAGCCAGTTCAAAGTTGCATTAGCACAAGCTCAGGGGCAACTGGCAAAAGATAAAGCCACACTAGCCAACGCCCGCCGTGATTTAGCGCGTTATCAGCAACTGGCAAAAACCAATCTCGTCTCCCGTCAGGAATTGGATGCCCAACAGGCGCTGGTCAGTGAAACCGAAGGTACCTTTAAGGCTGATGAAGCGAGCGTCGCCAGTGCGCAGCTGCAACTCGACTGGAGCCGCATCACCGCACCAGTCGATGGTCGCGTTGGTCTCAAGCAGGTTGATGTTGGTAACCAAATCTCCAGTGGTGATACCACCGGGATTGTGGTGATCACCCAGACGCATCCTATCGATTTGCTCTTTACCCTGCCGGAAAGCGATATCACTACCGTAGTACAGGCGCAAAAAGCCGGAAAACCGCTGGTTGTTGAAGCCTGGGATCGCACCAACTCGAAGAAATTAAGTGAAGGCACGCTGTTAAGTCTCGATAACCAAATCGATGCCACTACCGGTACGATTAAAGTGAAAGCACGCTTTAATAATCAGGATGATGCGCTGTTTCCCAATCAGTTTGTTAACGCGCGCATGTTAGTCGACACCGAACAAAACGCCGTGGTGATCCCCACCGCCGCCCTGCAAATGGGCAACGAAGGCCATTTTGTCTGGGTGCTGAATAGCGAAAACAAAGTCAGCAAACATCTGGTGACGCCGGGCATTCAGGACAGTCAGAAAGTGGTGATCCGCGCGGGGATTTCCGCGGGCGATCGCGTAGTGACAGACGGCATTGATCGCCTGACCGAAGGGGCGAAAGTGGAAGTGGTGGAAGCCCAGAGCGCCACCACTCCAGAAGAGAAAGCCACCAGCCGCGAATACGCGAAAAAAGGAGCACGCTCCTGA
- the yegI gene encoding protein kinase YegI: protein MKTNIKVFTSTGELTTLGRELGKGGEGAVYDIEEFVDSVAKIYHTPPPALKQDKLAFMAATVDAQLLNYVAWPQATLHGGRGGKVIGFMMPKVSGKEPIHMIYSPAHRRQSYPHCAWDFLLYVARNIASSFATVHEHGHVVGDVNQNSFMVGRDSKVVLIDSDSFQINANGTLHLCEVGVSHFTPPELQTLPSFIGFERTTNHDNFGLALLIFHVLFGGRHPYSGVPLISDAGNALETDIAHFRYAYASDNQRRGLKSPPRSIPLSMLPGDVEAMFQQAFTESGVATGRPTAKAWIAALDSLRQQLKKCTVSAMHVYPGHLTDCPWCTLDNQGVIYFIDLGEEVITTGGDFVLAKVWAMVMASVAPPALQLPLPDHFQPAGRPLPLGLLRREYIILIEITLSALSLLLCGLQAEPRYIILVPVLAAIWIIGSLTSKAYKAEVQHRREVFNRAKMDYDHLVSQIQQLGGLEGFIAKRTMLEKMKDEILGLPEEEKRDLAALQDNARERQKQKFLEGFFIDVASIPGVGPARKAALRSFGIETAADVTRRGVKQVKGFGDHLTQAVIDWKASCERRFVFRPNEAVTPADRQAVMAKMTAKRHRLESALTVGATELQRFRLHAPARTIPLMEPLRQAAEKLAQAQADLSRC, encoded by the coding sequence ATGAAGACAAATATAAAAGTATTTACATCGACAGGTGAATTGACCACTCTCGGGCGTGAACTGGGCAAAGGCGGCGAAGGCGCGGTTTATGATATCGAGGAGTTTGTCGATAGCGTTGCCAAGATTTATCACACGCCGCCACCCGCCTTAAAACAGGACAAACTTGCCTTTATGGCTGCGACAGTTGACGCGCAGTTGCTGAATTATGTCGCCTGGCCGCAGGCAACGCTTCACGGTGGACGAGGCGGAAAAGTTATCGGTTTTATGATGCCAAAAGTTTCTGGTAAAGAACCGATTCATATGATCTATAGCCCGGCACATCGTCGCCAGAGTTACCCTCATTGTGCGTGGGATTTTCTACTCTATGTTGCGCGCAATATTGCTTCATCTTTTGCTACGGTTCATGAGCACGGGCACGTCGTGGGTGACGTAAACCAGAACAGCTTTATGGTAGGTCGCGACAGCAAAGTGGTGTTGATCGATAGTGACTCCTTTCAGATTAACGCCAATGGCACACTGCATTTATGCGAAGTCGGCGTGTCGCATTTTACGCCGCCAGAGCTGCAAACCTTACCGTCATTTATCGGCTTTGAACGCACCACGAATCACGATAATTTTGGCCTTGCGTTGCTGATTTTTCACGTCTTGTTTGGTGGTCGGCATCCTTATTCCGGTGTACCGCTTATCTCTGATGCGGGTAATGCGCTGGAGACGGATATTGCCCATTTCCGTTATGCCTACGCGTCAGATAATCAGCGACGTGGTTTAAAATCGCCGCCACGATCGATTCCGCTATCGATGTTACCGGGTGATGTTGAAGCCATGTTTCAGCAGGCGTTCACGGAAAGTGGCGTGGCAACCGGGCGTCCGACGGCAAAAGCGTGGATAGCGGCACTGGATTCTCTACGCCAACAATTAAAGAAATGTACTGTTTCGGCAATGCATGTTTACCCTGGTCATTTGACTGACTGTCCGTGGTGTACACTGGATAATCAAGGCGTTATCTATTTTATTGATCTTGGCGAAGAGGTGATTACCACCGGCGGTGATTTTGTGCTGGCGAAAGTCTGGGCGATGGTGATGGCGTCAGTAGCACCGCCAGCACTACAGTTACCATTACCCGATCATTTCCAACCAGCTGGCAGGCCGCTTCCTTTAGGCCTGTTACGGCGTGAATACATTATTCTGATTGAGATCACACTGTCAGCGTTATCGCTGTTGCTTTGCGGTCTTCAGGCAGAACCGCGTTATATTATTTTGGTGCCTGTGCTGGCGGCTATCTGGATTATTGGCAGTCTGACAAGCAAAGCTTACAAAGCAGAAGTCCAGCACCGTCGTGAGGTATTTAATCGTGCGAAAATGGACTATGACCATTTAGTCAGCCAGATCCAACAGTTGGGCGGGTTGGAAGGTTTTATCGCCAAACGGACGATGCTCGAAAAAATGAAGGACGAAATTCTCGGTTTACCGGAAGAAGAAAAGCGCGATCTGGCAGCACTTCAGGACAACGCAAGGGAACGGCAGAAGCAGAAGTTTCTGGAGGGATTTTTTATTGATGTTGCCTCTATTCCCGGCGTTGGCCCTGCGCGTAAAGCGGCGTTACGGTCTTTTGGTATTGAAACAGCAGCAGATGTTACCCGTCGTGGTGTTAAGCAAGTGAAAGGGTTTGGTGATCATCTGACACAGGCGGTTATCGACTGGAAAGCGAGTTGCGAACGCCGTTTTGTGTTCAGGCCGAATGAAGCGGTAACGCCAGCAGACAGACAAGCGGTAATGGCGAAAATGACCGCCAAACGACATCGGCTGGAATCGGCGCTGACTGTCGGCGCGACAGAGTTGCAGCGATTCCGCCTTCATGCTCCTGCACGGACCATTCCGTTGATGGAACCATTACGTCAGGCAGCGGAGAAACTGGCTCAGGCGCAGGCTGATTTAAGCCGCTGCTGA
- a CDS encoding vWA domain-containing protein gives MSEQITFATSDFASNPEPRCPCILLLDVSGSMSGRPINELNAGLVTFRDELLADPLALKRVELGIVTFGPVHVEQPFTSAANFFPPILFAQGDTPMGAAITKAMNMVEERKREYRANGISYYRPWIFLITDGAPTDEWQAAANKVFQGEEDKKFAFFTIGVQGADMKTLAQISVRQPLPLQGLQFRELFSWLSSSLRSVSRSTPGTEVVLEAPKGWTSV, from the coding sequence ATGAGCGAACAAATCACGTTTGCCACCAGCGATTTTGCCAGTAACCCGGAACCACGTTGTCCCTGCATTTTGCTGCTGGATGTTTCTGGCTCAATGAGCGGCAGACCTATTAATGAACTTAACGCCGGATTGGTTACCTTTCGTGATGAACTGCTTGCCGATCCGCTGGCTTTAAAAAGAGTGGAACTCGGTATTGTGACGTTCGGCCCGGTGCATGTGGAACAACCATTTACCAGCGCCGCTAATTTTTTCCCGCCCATCCTGTTTGCCCAGGGGGATACACCAATGGGCGCCGCCATTACCAAAGCCATGAATATGGTTGAGGAACGGAAACGTGAGTACCGCGCAAATGGTATTTCATATTATCGTCCGTGGATTTTCCTGATCACTGATGGCGCACCAACCGATGAGTGGCAGGCTGCCGCCAACAAAGTGTTTCAGGGGGAAGAAGATAAAAAGTTTGCCTTCTTTACCATCGGTGTTCAGGGGGCTGATATGAAGACCCTGGCACAAATCAGCGTTCGTCAGCCTTTACCACTACAGGGATTACAATTCCGTGAACTGTTTAGCTGGTTATCCAGTTCGCTGCGTTCGGTTTCCCGCTCCACGCCGGGAACGGAAGTTGTGCTGGAAGCGCCAAAAGGCTGGACGTCAGTGTGA
- a CDS encoding YegJ family protein, translated as MKKILLMLCLLFFTTASYCEISDTLVTGGYDKKAMSDAIKHARKETDQFIEVMNKKDADTFAVKAPITDRGETEHFWLTDVTYSNGMFIGIISNDPGIVTNVEYGQEWKIKKEDISDWMYTRGDKIYGGYTIDPLLVTYPKEEADELRAKLVR; from the coding sequence ATGAAAAAGATATTACTTATGTTGTGTCTGCTATTTTTTACTACCGCAAGCTATTGTGAGATTTCGGATACGTTAGTGACAGGAGGTTATGATAAAAAGGCGATGTCTGACGCGATTAAACATGCGCGGAAAGAAACCGATCAATTCATCGAAGTTATGAATAAAAAAGATGCTGATACTTTCGCAGTCAAAGCCCCGATAACCGATCGCGGAGAAACCGAGCATTTCTGGCTCACGGATGTCACTTATTCTAACGGCATGTTTATTGGTATAATAAGCAATGACCCTGGTATTGTTACAAACGTAGAATATGGCCAGGAGTGGAAAATCAAGAAAGAAGATATTTCAGACTGGATGTATACGCGCGGGGATAAAATTTACGGTGGTTATACCATTGATCCTTTATTGGTCACCTATCCAAAAGAAGAAGCCGACGAGCTAAGAGCAAAATTAGTTCGCTAG
- a CDS encoding type I toxin-antitoxin system Ibs family toxin, producing MMKLLIIVVLLVISWPAY from the coding sequence ATGATGAAGCTACTCATCATCGTGGTGCTCTTAGTTATTAGCTGGCCAGCTTACTAA
- a CDS encoding type I toxin-antitoxin system Ibs family toxin produces the protein MMKWIIIVVLLVVSYPAY, from the coding sequence ATGATGAAGTGGATCATCATCGTGGTGCTCTTAGTCGTTAGCTACCCAGCTTACTAA
- the yegD gene encoding molecular chaperone, whose protein sequence is MFIGFDYGTANCSVAVMRDGKPHLLKMENDSTLLPSMLCAPTREAVSEWLYRHHDVPADDDETQALLRRAIRYNREEDIDVTAKSVQFGLSSLAQYIDDPEEVWFVKSPKSFLGASGLKPQQVALFEDLVCAMMLHIRKQAQTQQPEAITQAVIGRPINFQGLGGDEANAQAQGILERAAKRAGFKDVVFQYEPVAAGLDYEATLQEEKRVLVVDIGGGTTDCSLLLMGPQWRSRLDREASLLGHSGCRIGGNDLDIALAFKNLMPLLGMGGETEKGIALPILPWWNAIAINDVPAQSDFYSSANGRLLNDLVRDAREPEKVALLQKVWRQRLSYRLVRSAEESKIALSSVAETRASLPFISDELATLISQQGLESALSQPLARILEQVQLALDNAQEKPDVIYLTGGSARSPLIKKALTEQLPGIPIAGGDDFGSVTAGLARWAEVVFR, encoded by the coding sequence GTGTTTATTGGTTTTGATTACGGTACAGCAAACTGTTCAGTGGCGGTCATGCGTGACGGTAAACCGCATTTGCTAAAAATGGAAAACGACAGCACGCTGCTGCCTTCAATGCTTTGCGCGCCAACGCGTGAAGCGGTAAGCGAATGGCTGTACCGCCATCATGATGTTCCGGCAGACGACGATGAAACGCAGGCGCTGTTACGTCGGGCAATTCGTTATAACCGCGAAGAAGATATCGATGTCACGGCGAAAAGCGTGCAGTTCGGTCTTTCCTCACTGGCGCAGTACATTGATGATCCGGAAGAAGTGTGGTTTGTGAAATCACCAAAATCGTTCCTCGGTGCCAGCGGCTTAAAACCGCAGCAGGTGGCGCTGTTTGAGGATCTGGTCTGCGCAATGATGCTGCACATTCGCAAGCAGGCCCAGACACAGCAGCCAGAAGCGATTACCCAGGCGGTGATTGGTCGCCCGATCAACTTCCAGGGGCTGGGCGGCGATGAGGCAAACGCCCAGGCACAAGGGATTCTGGAGCGCGCAGCAAAGCGTGCCGGGTTTAAGGATGTGGTATTCCAGTACGAGCCGGTGGCGGCTGGGCTGGATTACGAAGCCACCTTGCAGGAAGAAAAACGGGTGCTGGTGGTGGATATTGGTGGTGGTACGACTGACTGTTCTTTACTGCTAATGGGGCCACAGTGGCGTTCACGTCTCGATCGTGAAGCCAGCCTGCTGGGTCACAGTGGTTGCCGTATTGGCGGTAACGATCTGGATATCGCACTGGCGTTTAAAAATCTGATGCCATTACTGGGCATGGGTGGCGAAACTGAAAAAGGCATCGCCCTACCGATCCTGCCGTGGTGGAATGCGATTGCCATCAACGATGTACCTGCGCAGAGTGATTTCTACAGTAGTGCTAACGGTCGTCTGCTTAACGATCTGGTACGCGACGCCCGCGAACCGGAGAAAGTGGCCCTGTTACAGAAAGTCTGGCGTCAGCGTTTAAGCTATCGCCTGGTGCGCAGTGCAGAAGAGAGCAAAATCGCCCTTTCAAGCGTAGCGGAAACCCGCGCCTCACTGCCGTTTATCAGCGATGAACTGGCAACGCTGATTAGCCAACAAGGGCTGGAAAGCGCCCTCAGCCAGCCGCTGGCGCGGATTCTGGAACAGGTGCAACTGGCGCTGGATAACGCCCAGGAAAAACCGGATGTTATCTATCTGACCGGCGGTAGCGCCCGTTCGCCGCTGATTAAAAAAGCGCTGACAGAACAGTTGCCGGGCATTCCGATTGCAGGTGGCGATGACTTTGGCTCCGTCACCGCCGGGCTGGCACGCTGGGCGGAAGTGGTGTTTCGTTAA
- a CDS encoding type I toxin-antitoxin system Ibs family toxin, with translation MMKILIIVVLLVISLPAY, from the coding sequence ATGATGAAGATACTCATCATCGTGGTGCTCTTAGTCATTAGCTTACCGGCTTACTAA
- a CDS encoding PP2C family serine/threonine-protein phosphatase, whose translation MSWRLVYASAVGTSHISADLPCQDACQMQVVCLNDQQPLLVMFLADGAGSVSQGGEGAMLAVNEAMAYMSQKVQGGELGLNDVLATNMVLTIRQRLFAEAEAKELAVRDFASTFLGLISSANGTLIMQIGDGGVVVDFGHGLQLPLTPMVGEYANMTHFITDEDAVSRLETFTSTERAHKVAAFTDGIQRLALNMLDNSPHVPFFAPFFNGLASATQEQLDLLPELLKQFLSSPAVNERTDDDKTLALAMWTE comes from the coding sequence GTGAGCTGGCGTCTGGTTTATGCATCAGCCGTTGGAACGTCGCACATCAGCGCTGATTTACCTTGTCAGGATGCCTGCCAGATGCAGGTTGTCTGCCTAAACGACCAGCAACCATTACTGGTGATGTTCCTTGCTGATGGCGCAGGTAGCGTTTCGCAGGGGGGCGAAGGCGCGATGCTCGCCGTCAATGAAGCGATGGCTTATATGTCGCAAAAAGTGCAGGGTGGGGAATTGGGGCTTAATGATGTCCTCGCCACAAATATGGTACTGACTATTCGTCAGCGACTTTTTGCCGAGGCGGAAGCTAAAGAATTAGCAGTTCGCGATTTTGCCAGCACGTTTCTGGGATTGATTTCGTCGGCTAACGGCACCTTGATTATGCAGATTGGCGATGGCGGCGTGGTGGTGGATTTTGGTCACGGTCTGCAATTACCGCTTACGCCGATGGTGGGTGAATATGCCAATATGACGCATTTCATTACCGATGAAGATGCCGTTTCCAGACTGGAAACTTTCACCAGCACTGAGCGTGCGCATAAAGTTGCAGCATTTACGGATGGTATTCAGCGGCTGGCGTTAAATATGCTGGATAATTCTCCTCATGTGCCTTTCTTTGCCCCGTTTTTCAATGGACTGGCGTCAGCAACGCAGGAACAACTCGATTTATTACCTGAATTGTTAAAGCAGTTTTTGTCCAGCCCAGCGGTAAACGAGCGTACCGATGATGATAAAACGTTAGCACTGGCTATGTGGACAGAATGA